The Radiobacillus deserti genomic interval TCTCCCCTTTGCACGCGATTTTATGAAAAGGCATTACAAGCAACAAGTGTAAAATGGTGAGATTTGCAAGATCCAAATGCTCCATTAACGGGAGAAGAACAAGCCATGATTATGGAATCTCGTATTGAGTTTTCAGGGAATATTTTGATGATCTCTGATGTTTCACCCTATATGGAATAAACAATGGTTCGAAAAACTTTTCGGAGGGTGGTACTGTGATTATGCCAATTTCCTCTACGCCATGGTACGCAAGTTTTGGATTGCTAGTCGACAAATTTGGGGTAAAGTGGAAATTTAATAGTGATGCGAGTGAATTTCTAGATAGTTTCCAAGATAAAATCTGGATCAATAGAGGTGTTTACCGTCCACAATTTTTCCGATACACTCACACCTAAAACAGGGCCTGAAGCACCTTTGTGATTGGTGATTTCAGGGCCTAACTTTCATTTAAGTAGAGCTGTAAAAGGGAAAGGATTATTAATCTATAGTAGGAAGAACTACTTCTACAATTATATTATGACGTTCATAAGTTTTTCTCTTAGCCTTAATTTCCTTCCACTTCTCGAATAACACACTTCGAATGTCTCATCGTGTTCTTTTCCTCCCGATGAAATAGCATTGAAATAGAGGTACTACTTAAATATATTCCTATACTTTTTTTGGTACTTTTCGTCCTCCACGGTAGCAATCAAATCTAAAGCCGTTTGTTTGATAGACTCCTCATTAAAATAGTTATATAAATTTTTCATGTTTTGAAGAATGTCATTCCGAATCAACGTGTAATTTTTTTCATCTGTTCCTTTTTTAAAGCGTTCAACCATATACTCCATAACCATTTCTTTTTGGAGTGTTCCAGCAATTCCAACCTTCCATATCGATTGGAGACTATGCCTAGCAGTCACAAACTTTTCGTCATATGTTACCTCCCACAGTTTAGGGAAATCCTTCATAATTCTCATTTCCGAATCGCTTATGGCTAGGTTAGCTAAGTATTGTGCCGCACGAGAGCGTTGATGATTATCCTTATGAGTTAAGTCCTCTAACAGCTGATCCCATACGTCATACGCCCAATCCACTTTTTGGTCCGTTACTTTTAAGATATTTTGATATGCTTCATATCGCTCATCTTTATCGCCTGACTTAGATTTTTTAAATTCTAATTCTATTTGACTATCCATTGTTATCTCACCTAACTTCCCGAATAAACATTAGATTTTATGTTTATTCTGTTAAATTGCCATGAGAATCATCCGGGGTAACTCTCACTCCCCTAGTGATCATCCATTCTATGTCTACTTTGCAATCAATTATTGCTGTATGATCTGTATCAGGTTGCCGCATGTATCATCAAATACTGCTAGTGTAACTCCGCCCATTTCTGTCGGAGCCATAGTAAACTGCACGCCTTTTTCAACTAATCGTTTATGCTCTTTGTGGATATCGGAAACCCCAAACATTGTTACTGGAATGCCATCGTCAAATAACCTCTTTTGATAATCTTTTGCGGCTGGGTGTTCATTCGGTTCGAGTAATAGCTCTGTTCCGTTTTGTTCATCTCGAGATACAACGGTTATCCATCTATGTTCTCCTGTTGGAACATCATGCTTTTTTACAAACCCTAGCGTTTCGGAATAGAATTCTAATGCTTTGTCTTGGTCTTCTACAAATATACTGGTAACAATAATCTTCAATTTGTTTTCCTCCCTTAAAATTTGATCGATGCTTCAATCCAGAAGCCCTTACATACTGCTTTTTATAAGTTACTCTACCCAGCCTTCCAGCAAATTTCTAAGTGGTTCATTGTCGAAAATAAGTATTCTATATTTCCCCTTTCTTTTCGATTTTACGAGCTCAGCAGCTTCCAATATAGTAAGATGTTTTGCGATCGCTTGGCGTGAAATAGAAAGATTGTGCTTCATAACTAAACGTGCTGTAAGTTCATACAGCGTTAGCCCATTGCGTTCGGATAGCTCGTCTAATATGAGCCGCCGAGTAGAGTCACTTAGTGCTTTGAAAATAGCGTCTTTGTCCCAATTCATGCATTCATTATATGCAACCAAAAGGTTACATGTCAAGCATACGCAATTAAATGGTTGCATAATGCTACGCTGAACAACACATTAAGTAAAATGTAAGCAGCTCGTTACTTGAATAGCTTATACTAATGTATTTCACTCTGTTACTTTCGTCGGTCTTTCAATGAAAAACAATCCCTCCACAAAAGTATTCTTCTCCTACTATAATTACTATCTATAATCGTCACTTGGCACCTTACCTTTTTAAAAGCTATATGTTGGGTACTTTGTAATGGCTTGTGAACTAAAGCATCTCTTAGTTTAAGTGGAAACATTCACAATATTATATTCCATTGTAGAATAATAACAATCTCATTTAATTTTAGACCTTATAAATGTATAAGCCCATTCTATAGATGTGTCAGAATGATAAATTAGATTAGGATAATAAAGTTGTAGACTAAGAAAAATAAAGTATGGTCTAAGTGAACATTTAAACAAAATTACAACGACTGGTAGATTAACTATTCTTCAATTGTGTTACAGCCCAAGACCGTTCATTACATAGGGATGAACAATGTCTATTAGTAAATCAGTTCGATCATTTTCCCCAACCATTAACCAAGAATGTGCAGCACCATAAATCGCTGAACTAGTCATGGCCGAAATGATCTTGATATGATGGCTGTCTGACAAATGGTGGGTATCCCCTTTCAAAATTATGCTTTCTATTGTTTGCTGCAACAATTTCTTTATCTTTTCATTCACAAGCGTAGCTATAGATTTGGAATCCATTCTGCATATCCGATAAAAATCTACAATGTAGTTGTATGTCAGCAAGATCAACCGGTCACATATTTCACCTGT includes:
- a CDS encoding VOC family protein, with translation MKIIVTSIFVEDQDKALEFYSETLGFVKKHDVPTGEHRWITVVSRDEQNGTELLLEPNEHPAAKDYQKRLFDDGIPVTMFGVSDIHKEHKRLVEKGVQFTMAPTEMGGVTLAVFDDTCGNLIQIIQQ
- a CDS encoding ArsR/SmtB family transcription factor; the encoded protein is MNWDKDAIFKALSDSTRRLILDELSERNGLTLYELTARLVMKHNLSISRQAIAKHLTILEAAELVKSKRKGKYRILIFDNEPLRNLLEGWVE
- a CDS encoding TetR/AcrR family transcriptional regulator, with product MVNQEDPRVLRTRQLIREAFSDLLQKKGFDAITIKDIALRATINRATFYAHFEDKYALLEEFTEHAFHEMIPEQVVNALEFTGEICDRLILLTYNYIVDFYRICRMDSKSIATLVNEKIKKLLQQTIESIILKGDTHHLSDSHHIKIISAMTSSAIYGAAHSWLMVGENDRTDLLIDIVHPYVMNGLGL